The DNA sequence GTAGGGCTCTTCACTTACCATCAATTCCCGCATGACCCCACTAATGCTGTAAGGACCAGACATGTGGCTGGCAGCTGTCAAGTCAAATTCATCGGCCAACTCCAATTCTAATGCCCGGTGCAGTGCCATACTGGCGTGCCCTCCCTGAGAATACCCCGTGACGAAGAGTTGGTCATTAAGCAACAAATCAATTTGGGAGGCATAACCACGCACCGCCCTCAACATATCTACTGCCGCCGAAGCTTCAGACGCCGCATGCACGTAAGGATGAAAGCCACGCGAGGTGCCAGCTCCCAAATAATCTGGTGCTAAAGTGACATACCCCAAGCCCCCAAAAACCAAACCCAATTGGTATCCACCCTGCAAATTGGAGGGTACATCCTGTGGACCATCTACCGTACCGTGCTGGTAAATTAGCGTTGGATAAATTGTTGTTTCGTCCCGTACGGGTAAAATCAGCAAACCTGAAGCGGTATCCAGCTGATTAAAAACATCCGGCGTCGTATAGGTAATCTTCCATAACTCTACCCCATTCTGAATCAGAAATCCGTATTGTTGTGTAAGTACTTCCTGACTGCGTTGTCCTTTATAGGAAATACTCACCAAGGTCTGAGCAGAAACAGCTAGCGAAAAACAAACACTCAGTAAGATGGTAAGATAAGCACTGGTAGAATTCATCAGATATATATTTTTTTTTGAAAAAAGAAAGCTATTTTATTCTCTCTTAGTGGTGATTCTTATCACCAAAGATAGTCAAGCTAAAGTAATAAATTTGTAGTCTCTACTTAGATTCAATCTAAATAAGAAACTTTCTGTACCTTTGCCAAATAACAGGACAACTCCTGATGATGAACAAGCTACAGTGCTACTTTTTGCAAAAGAAGTAAAAACAAGAAAAACATGACGGCTATCTTATCCTCACCCATTGTTCAACCCAACGCTTACCTGCTTCAGCCGGGTGAGGAAGGGGTTATTGTCGGCTTCTCTTCCCAAGAACTGGCCGCCAACCTCATGGCGATGGGGGTATTACCTGGTAGCAAAATCCGTTATGTTCGTCGTGCTCCCTTCTCAGGTGCGTTTTACCTAGCCATTGATCATCACTTCCTGGCTTTAAGAAAAACAGAATTTGAGGCGATAGTAATCCGCAAATGAACAACAGTTACTCCCAGACTTCTTCCCGTCCGTTTCGTCTAGCTTTAATTGGTAATCCGAACAGTGGTAAATCCAGTGTTTTTAACCGGCTGACTGGTCTCCAGCAAAAGGTAGGCAACTTCCCCGGCGTTACGGTTGATAAAAAGCTCGGCAGCTATCAGCTCCCCAGTGGTGAAAAAATAAGTCTGATTGATTTCCCCGGAGCCTACAGCTTCTACCCTACTGCTCAGGACGAAAAGATTGTCGTACAGACCTTGGCCAATCCTTTAGACGAGAACTACCCTGATGCAATTCTATATGTGGCTGATTTTACCCGCTTGGAGAAACATCTTTTGCTTTTCACTCAAATCAGAGACTTGGGCTTGCCTGCCATCCTGGGCCTCAACATGGCGGACATGGCGGAAGAACGTGGGCGGCAAGTTGATACCGCACTGTTGAGCCAAAAAATCGGTGCCCCTGTCGTCGTACTCAGCAGTCATAGTGGAGAAGGTTTTCAACAACTTGAACACTACATTCATCAAGTTATTCATGAAACTTCAGTAAATTCCTCCTCCTCTTTTTACCGCCCCAGCAATATTGAAAAACAAGTGGCGGAAGCACTGGAAGATTCATTTCCAGCGAATACGACCTACCAAAACATTTTACTCGCCCATCATTATCAATGGCTGCCCTATCTTTCTAAAGCACAACGCCAGTTGATTGAAGCGGTGGTCAAACAATACGATTTTAAAGCCCTTCGCCATCAAGTGCAGGAAACCATGGCGCGCTTCGATCAGTTTGAGCCCGTAGCTAAAGCAACGATCAAGGAAACAGCCACCGATACCCCAGGATTTACCGAAAAAGTAGACCGCATTCTTACGCATAAGGTATTTGGCCCTTTGATTTTTCTGCTGTTGATGTTTTTTGTCTTCCAGGCCATCTATGCCTGGGCCGGCTACCCAATGGATGGTATCGAATGGATTTTCGGCCAACTCAATGAGGTGGTAAAAGCGGCATTACCCGCTGGCTGGGTCACGGATTTATTGACGGATGGTATCCTTGCAGGCTTGGGCGGTGTAGTAATTTTCATCCCGCAAATCGCTATTCTTTTCTTCCTGATCAACCTTTTGGAAGAGGTAGGCTACATGGCTCGAGCGGCGTACATGTTTGATGCGCTCATGCATTTCTTTGGCCTCAACGGTCGTAGCCTGGTCGCTCTCATCTCTAGTGGTGCCTGTGCCATTCCTGCGATCATGAGTACCCGTACGATTGCCAATTGGAAAGAGCGACTCATCACCATATTGGTCGCACCCTTTATCTCCTGTTCCGCACGTTTACCCGTCTACGTGGTGCTCATTGGTTTTGTGGTACCTGCTGGCAATGGCGATGGATTGTTCAATCGGCAGGGACTGGCTTTTATGGGGCTTTATTTGCTAGGGATTTTTGCCGCTTTAGGCACTGCACTTTTCTTTAAGTACATTTTAAAAACCGAAGAGCGGAGCACCCTCCTGCTGGAATTGCCTGAGTACCGTCGGCCACTTTTCCGCAATGTTGGCTTAAATGTATGGGACAAAGTACGCAGCTTTGTCCTTGAAGCCGGTAAGGTAATCTTGGTTATCTCTATCGTTCTGTGGGCACTGGCCAGCTATGGTCCTGCTGAGAAAATGGCCGCAGCAGAAGTACAAACGACAGCTATTGCAACTGCTCAAAATCTTGACACCCAGGCCAAGGAAGACCTCGAAGCTTCTCTGAAACTAGAAGCCAGTTATGCTGGGCAAATGGGCAAATACATTGAACCAGTCATCAAACCCCTTGGGTTCGACTGGAAAATGGGCGTCGCCATTATCTGTAGTTTTGCTGCTCGGGAAGTTTTTGTTGGAACGATGGCGACCATCTACAGTGTCGGTAGTGCTGATGACGACGATCAATCAGGCATTATCGAACGCCTCACCAACGAGCGTAATCAGGTTACTGGTGAACGGGTCTACAACACCGCTACCTCTGCTTCTCTGCTCATTTTCTACGTCTTTGCCATGATGTGCATGAGTACGCTAGCGGTAGTGAAACGGGAAACCAAAAGCTGGAAATGGCCTATTTTTCAGTTTTTCCTGATGACAGGGATAGCTTACCTGGCGAGTTTCGCGGTGTATCAGTGGTTGGCGTAAAGATATATTTTGTCCTAATTTTATTTGGGGTCGTGCCTTCTCCCTGTATCAGACTGTCCGCTGTCCCGCTCCATAGCGTCGAGTTTGAAACCCGACGCTATGGAGTAGAGCGGCTTCTAAAACCTGACGACATAGTCGGTTTCTACGGGGCCATCCCCTTCGGTAATCTCCCATTTTGGGCCTTGTTGGAGCAGCTGGATCGCCAGGCTATTCTGTCCGACATTGGTACTTTTAAGGACCAGAAAGTCGGTTAGACGGCCATCCGCCTGTACTAGAAAACGAACTTTTATCCTACTGCGAGGCGTATTTGCTGGTGTATTGGAGGCAATGTAATCACGTAATGCGCTGAAACCTCCGACAGGTTGAGCTGTACCTTCAGCAATAGCAGCTTGTACCCGTTTTTTAGTACCAAGTCCAGTTACCACAACCTCGTCCAGTGCCATGCCTTCAGCAAGAGCAACATCCAGTTGCTCCTTATCATCAATACTGACTTGGGTGGATTCAAAGCCCGTGTAACTTATCAACAATGACTTGACTTCTTTGGCAACCGTAATCCGGTAATAGCCATCCAGGTCAGTCACGGTACCATTGGCAGCTCCTGGCGTCAGGATACTTGCTCCAATCAAAGGGAAACCTTCGGTGTCAGTAACGTATCCTTCGATGACACGGTAGCCTTGGGGAGACACCGGCACACCACTATTGGTGATCCGGGTAGGATCGTCTATGCGACGGCTATAGGTTTGGCTTTGAACAGGAGAATCTATGGTAAGCGGCGAAGTTGGTGGCGGCGAAGCTGGTGGCACAACTATCAATTCATCGGCTTCAGGTGCCTCATCCCTGGTTTCCAAAACAAACGCTTCGGAGTCAAGGCGTGTAGTGCTCAGCTTTGCGGTTCGCTGTCTTTCCTCTTCCTGTGCGCGATCTTTAGCGGTATTTTCGGCAGAACGCGCCTCGGCAGCATAGCTGGTGGGAGGAGCAATAGGCTCCGATGGTGGTTCTTTTTGTGTAGTGCCGGCAATAGGTGCAGAAGGAGCAGCAGCCTCACTGGCCATTTCTTCTTTTTCTGCTATGGCAGCTGCTGGCGCGGTTGCCTCCCTAGTGTCAGAAGTGATTTGTTCTTCGACCACAGCTTCTTCCATCGCTACGGGAGCCATATCCAATGTAGCTTGTTGACGCAACGACCACCAACCAACGGTAATCAGTAACAACAAACTAGCAGCGACGGCCGTCCATCGACCAATGCTTCGAGTAACGGGAGCACGACGAGCGGTCTCCTTTCGGATACGCGTTAGATGTGCCGCATGATCGTGCTCGGCTTGAGCTTGATAAGCAGCCAGTGCCTCCTCCAGGAACGGGTCATGCTGAGCGGCAGCCAACAACTCAGCCTCTTCCAGGGCGGTAATTTCACCCGTGGTCCAACGTCGGAGTAAATCCCTGATATGTTGTTCCTTTTTATTCATTCCGCTGTTCCTGTCCTTCGATACAAATTTTCAAATTACGGCGACCATTTTGGATATTCGACCTGATTCTACCGACGTCTTCGTTGCGCATTGTCGCAATGTCTTTGTAAGAATGGCCTTCGTAGTAAAACAACTGGACGCAGGCTTTTTGTTGCTCATTTAGTTGTTCTAAACAAAAATCCAGGGCCGTTTGTCGTTCCTCTTCTTCAGATGGGCCGTCACTTAGATGCCAACTCGCATCAGATTGCATAAACGCTGGATCAAAATTGACGGTGATCATTTTTTTCTCCTTACGCAATTGCATCAAGCAATGGTTGCGAATAAAGGTATAGAGCCAGTTTTTGAAATACTTCACTTCGTGGTGAGGCAGTTTTTGCTGCAATTCTGCGTAGATGGCCAAGGTTGCATCTTCAGCTCGGGTAGGTGTTTTGAGATACTGTAGGCTTAAGCCGTAAATGAGTTCGATATAACGGTCAAACAGCACCGCCAGGGCTTGACGATCTCCACCCTGCTGGAAGCGTGCCAGCAAGTCAGCATCTGAAGTCTCCTCCTTTTGGGTACGTAAAAAACGTAGCATGCAAACTCATTTGCCCGGCCGCTAACGGCTCCACTGGGCCGGATTTTCGGCAATATAGGAAGTGATCCGATTAAACGAGGCATCATCACGAATAATATGATCATAGAAATGGGACTGCCAAGCAAAATCGGGGTCTATTTTTCGTTCCTCTCTATATGCAGGCACGACCCCAGACCTTATTTCTTCCTAAAAAACACGCTGACGGGTACCCCGGTAAAATTGAAATGAAAACGGATCTGGTTTTCCAGGTAATTTTTGTAACTGTCTTTGATGTGTTTAGGATTGTTACAGAAAAACGCGAATGCAGGGTAAGCAATCGGCAACTGGGTGACGTATTTGATTTTGGCAACACGCCCACGGTGTACGGGAGGGCCATAACGTTCGATAGCGGTAAGCATTTTATCATTGAGTACCGAAGTAGAAATCCGACGGCTGCGGTTCTCATAGACTTCCAATGCTACTTCAACGGCCTTAAAAATGCGCTGTTTTTCGAGGGCAGAAACGAAGACGATGGGTACATCGGTGAAAGGCTCGATACGGCGACGTACTTCTTTTTCATAATCACGTGCAGTATTGGTTTCTTTCTCCATCAAATCCCACTTATTGATCAGGATAACGACGCCCTTGTTACGCTTTTGGATGAGGCGAAAAATGGACATATCCTGCGATTCTACGCCTAAGGTAGCATCGATCATCAAGATGATAACATCCGACTCATCAATGGCTTTGATGGCCCGCATGACGGAGTAAAACTCCAGGTCTTCGTGTACCTTGCTTTTCTTGCGGATTCCTGCAGTATCGACTAAGATAAACTCCTTATCAAATTTATTGTAGTGCGTATTGATGGAATCTCGGGTAGTACCCGCAATATCAGTAACGATGTTGCGATCTTCGCCTAGCAGGGCATTGGTGAGGCTCGATTTCCCGACATTGGGCTGCCCTACGATAGCGAGTCGGGGTAGATCGCTTACGACGGGTTCTTCTTCCACAATAAATTCCGTGAGCGCATCTAGGATTTCTCCCGTACCGCTACCCGTGACGGAAGAGACAAAATAGGTATGCTCAAAACCCAGGCTCCAAAACTCATTGGCATCGAGTTGGCGCTGATGGTTATCAACTTTATTGACCGCCAATAAGACGGGCTGCTTGGTACGGCGCAGCATAATGGCGATCTGCTCATCGAGGTCGGTAAGGCCCGTAGTCACATCCACCATAAAGATGAGGACGGATGCTTCTTCGATAGCGATTTCCACTTGAGAACGAATAGCCGCTTCAAAAACATCATCAGAATTGCGAACAAAACCACCCGTATCGACGACGGTGAAGTTTTTGCCATTCCAGTGGCTGATACCGTATTGGCGATCGCGGGTCACTCCGCTTTCATCATTAATAATAGCCTGCCGCTCTCCGATCAAACGATTATAGAGAGTAGATTTACCCACATTGGGGCGACCGACAATTGCAACTATATTTCCCATTTCTTCTATTATTCAATGCTTCGGGAAAATAAGCACTTCTTGGCAAATCCCAAAACAGCGGGCAAAGGTACGGAAAAAGGTTGGATTGTTTGATCGTTGATGGTTCGATGGTTGATCTCCTATTTATTGATGATTGTTTGTTGATTTGGGAATACGTTCCGATAAATTTCACTTCCTAAGTTTTTGAGGGGGTGCTGACCAAGCTAAAACAGCTAAAATTTAACACACAAACCAAACCGTGTGCGCACACGGTTTGAATTTTTCCCTTACCTTTGTGCTGGAACCTAATCAAGAATCCTTATGTCCCTGCTCAAAACCAATGGTCACACCAATAGTTATTTACAGTATGCTTTCAAATCTGTAGAGCGTATTCCGCTTAAAATATGGACCTCTCCTGAAGAGGCTTCTCGCCATGTGGCCCAGTCGATTGCCCTGGCGATTCGGCAACGCCAGCAAGAAGGAGAAAACATTGTATTGGGGCTAGCAACCGGTTCTTCCCCCATCAGGGTTTACCAAGAGTTGATCCGACTCCATAGAGAAGAGGGATTGAGTTTTCAGAACGTCATCTCTTTCAATCTCGACGAATACTATCCGCTGGAACCCACCGCCCAGCAGAGTTACGTGCATTTTATGCATGAGTATCTTTTTGACCATGTTGATATTCCTGCGGAAAATATCAATATCCCTGATGGTACGGTGCCACTTGAGGAGGTCGGAGCCTACTGCGAGGCTTACGAAAAGAAAATCAAAATGGTCGGCGGAATCGACATCCAACTACTGGGGATTGGCCGTACGGGGCACATCGGTTTCAATGAGCCAGGATCATGGGAAAGCTCTGTCACCCGACTGGTTCGCCTTGACAACCTGACACGCAAAGATGCCGCTAAGGATTTTGGCACCCTGGAAGATGTTCCTTACCGGGCCATTACCATGGGCATCCAGTCTATCATGCAGGCGCGCACCGTCTACCTGCTTGCCTGGGGACAACACAAGGCATCCGTAGTAAGAGATGCCGTAGAGGGGCCCATCACGCCCAATCTGCCCTCATCATTTTTACAAAACCACCCCAATGTTCGTTTCTTCGTAGATGAAGCCGCCGCGGAAGAGCTTACCAAAATAGCAACCCCATGGCTGGTAGGTATGTGCAACTGGGACGATAAACTAGCGGCCAAAGCCGTGATCTGGCTCTCCCAAAAACTAAAAAAACCCATCCTGAAACTCACCAACGAAGACTATACAGAAAACAGTCTGGGTGAACTCATTCTTACTTATGAATCCGCTTACAGCCTCAATATAAAAATCTTCAATCGCCTACAGCATACCATCACGGGTTGGCCGGGAGGTAAGCCCGATGTGGACGATACCAACCGGCCAGAACGCAGTCAACCCGCTCAAAAAAGGGTGGTCCTTTTTAGTCCACACCCCGATGATGATGTCATCAGTATGGGGGGTACCTTTCTACGGCTGGTAGAACAAGGGCATGAAGTGCACGTTGCCTACCAGACCAGCGGTAACATTGCTGTACACGATTATGATGCCTTGCGATTCATTGAATTCATGGAAGAGTTTGGCAACACCTATGAACTCACCAACGAAGCGGCCAGCAAGCTGTTCAAAAAAGCAAGAAAAGACCTCAAACGCAAGAAAACGGGGGTACCCGACAGCCCCGAAGTACGTAGCATCAAAGGGATGATTCGGAGGGGTGAAGCCCGCGCTGGTGCTCGCTCTTGCGGCTTGCCCGATAGCCAGATTCACTTTATGGACCTTCCTTTTTATGAGACGGGCTCGGTAAGAAAAAATCCGATGGGGCCTGCTGATGTAGACCAGACGAAAGCCTTTTTGAACAACATCCGCCCTCATCAGGTGTTTGCGGCGGGTGATCTGGCTGACCCTAATGGTACACACCGGGTATGTCTTGACATCATTACTGCGGCCTTTCAGGAATTGTCCAATGAAAAATGGATGAAAGATTGTTGGCTATGGCTTTACCGAGGTGCTTGGCAGGAGTGGCCTATCCACGAGATTGAAATGGCCGTACCATTGAGTCCTGAAGAAGTTGTAAAAAAGCGGAAAGCCATTTACATGCACCAGTCACAAAAAGACCAGCCACCCTTTCCCGGCAATGACGAGCGTGAATTTTGGGAACGAGCCGAAGCACGCAACCGGGAAACCGCTCAGACGTACCGCGACTTGGGTTTTGCAGAA is a window from the Lewinella sp. LCG006 genome containing:
- a CDS encoding ferrous iron transport protein A; the protein is MTAILSSPIVQPNAYLLQPGEEGVIVGFSSQELAANLMAMGVLPGSKIRYVRRAPFSGAFYLAIDHHFLALRKTEFEAIVIRK
- the feoB gene encoding ferrous iron transport protein B, with amino-acid sequence MNNSYSQTSSRPFRLALIGNPNSGKSSVFNRLTGLQQKVGNFPGVTVDKKLGSYQLPSGEKISLIDFPGAYSFYPTAQDEKIVVQTLANPLDENYPDAILYVADFTRLEKHLLLFTQIRDLGLPAILGLNMADMAEERGRQVDTALLSQKIGAPVVVLSSHSGEGFQQLEHYIHQVIHETSVNSSSSFYRPSNIEKQVAEALEDSFPANTTYQNILLAHHYQWLPYLSKAQRQLIEAVVKQYDFKALRHQVQETMARFDQFEPVAKATIKETATDTPGFTEKVDRILTHKVFGPLIFLLLMFFVFQAIYAWAGYPMDGIEWIFGQLNEVVKAALPAGWVTDLLTDGILAGLGGVVIFIPQIAILFFLINLLEEVGYMARAAYMFDALMHFFGLNGRSLVALISSGACAIPAIMSTRTIANWKERLITILVAPFISCSARLPVYVVLIGFVVPAGNGDGLFNRQGLAFMGLYLLGIFAALGTALFFKYILKTEERSTLLLELPEYRRPLFRNVGLNVWDKVRSFVLEAGKVILVISIVLWALASYGPAEKMAAAEVQTTAIATAQNLDTQAKEDLEASLKLEASYAGQMGKYIEPVIKPLGFDWKMGVAIICSFAAREVFVGTMATIYSVGSADDDDQSGIIERLTNERNQVTGERVYNTATSASLLIFYVFAMMCMSTLAVVKRETKSWKWPIFQFFLMTGIAYLASFAVYQWLA
- a CDS encoding carboxypeptidase-like regulatory domain-containing protein, which produces MNKKEQHIRDLLRRWTTGEITALEEAELLAAAQHDPFLEEALAAYQAQAEHDHAAHLTRIRKETARRAPVTRSIGRWTAVAASLLLLITVGWWSLRQQATLDMAPVAMEEAVVEEQITSDTREATAPAAAIAEKEEMASEAAAPSAPIAGTTQKEPPSEPIAPPTSYAAEARSAENTAKDRAQEEERQRTAKLSTTRLDSEAFVLETRDEAPEADELIVVPPASPPPTSPLTIDSPVQSQTYSRRIDDPTRITNSGVPVSPQGYRVIEGYVTDTEGFPLIGASILTPGAANGTVTDLDGYYRITVAKEVKSLLISYTGFESTQVSIDDKEQLDVALAEGMALDEVVVTGLGTKKRVQAAIAEGTAQPVGGFSALRDYIASNTPANTPRSRIKVRFLVQADGRLTDFLVLKSTNVGQNSLAIQLLQQGPKWEITEGDGPVETDYVVRF
- a CDS encoding RNA polymerase sigma factor → MLRFLRTQKEETSDADLLARFQQGGDRQALAVLFDRYIELIYGLSLQYLKTPTRAEDATLAIYAELQQKLPHHEVKYFKNWLYTFIRNHCLMQLRKEKKMITVNFDPAFMQSDASWHLSDGPSEEEERQTALDFCLEQLNEQQKACVQLFYYEGHSYKDIATMRNEDVGRIRSNIQNGRRNLKICIEGQEQRNE
- the der gene encoding ribosome biogenesis GTPase Der, which translates into the protein MGNIVAIVGRPNVGKSTLYNRLIGERQAIINDESGVTRDRQYGISHWNGKNFTVVDTGGFVRNSDDVFEAAIRSQVEIAIEEASVLIFMVDVTTGLTDLDEQIAIMLRRTKQPVLLAVNKVDNHQRQLDANEFWSLGFEHTYFVSSVTGSGTGEILDALTEFIVEEEPVVSDLPRLAIVGQPNVGKSSLTNALLGEDRNIVTDIAGTTRDSINTHYNKFDKEFILVDTAGIRKKSKVHEDLEFYSVMRAIKAIDESDVIILMIDATLGVESQDMSIFRLIQKRNKGVVILINKWDLMEKETNTARDYEKEVRRRIEPFTDVPIVFVSALEKQRIFKAVEVALEVYENRSRRISTSVLNDKMLTAIERYGPPVHRGRVAKIKYVTQLPIAYPAFAFFCNNPKHIKDSYKNYLENQIRFHFNFTGVPVSVFFRKK
- the nagB gene encoding glucosamine-6-phosphate deaminase gives rise to the protein MSLLKTNGHTNSYLQYAFKSVERIPLKIWTSPEEASRHVAQSIALAIRQRQQEGENIVLGLATGSSPIRVYQELIRLHREEGLSFQNVISFNLDEYYPLEPTAQQSYVHFMHEYLFDHVDIPAENINIPDGTVPLEEVGAYCEAYEKKIKMVGGIDIQLLGIGRTGHIGFNEPGSWESSVTRLVRLDNLTRKDAAKDFGTLEDVPYRAITMGIQSIMQARTVYLLAWGQHKASVVRDAVEGPITPNLPSSFLQNHPNVRFFVDEAAAEELTKIATPWLVGMCNWDDKLAAKAVIWLSQKLKKPILKLTNEDYTENSLGELILTYESAYSLNIKIFNRLQHTITGWPGGKPDVDDTNRPERSQPAQKRVVLFSPHPDDDVISMGGTFLRLVEQGHEVHVAYQTSGNIAVHDYDALRFIEFMEEFGNTYELTNEAASKLFKKARKDLKRKKTGVPDSPEVRSIKGMIRRGEARAGARSCGLPDSQIHFMDLPFYETGSVRKNPMGPADVDQTKAFLNNIRPHQVFAAGDLADPNGTHRVCLDIITAAFQELSNEKWMKDCWLWLYRGAWQEWPIHEIEMAVPLSPEEVVKKRKAIYMHQSQKDQPPFPGNDEREFWERAEARNRETAQTYRDLGFAEYEAMEAFQRWQFPVAE